The following are encoded in a window of Limibacter armeniacum genomic DNA:
- the rho gene encoding transcription termination factor Rho, translating to MYTIEELEIRLLSELKAIARDLGVKSYSGLSKKELIYKILDQQAIIPETRVTEVAEKESTPPAEEKKEPKKEPAKTEIKKRPRVKRENVASMPEGKAEKTPSTEAPSRPSRPEREPVLSRREGREGREGREAREGREDRKPAKESAGSVRDFDGVIVNEGVLEIMQDGYGFLRSSDYNYLASPDDIYVSPSQIKLFGLKTGDTVKGQIRPPKEGEKYFALLRVESVNGKTTEEIRDRVPFEYLTPLFPEEQLKLSTKPNIYSTRVLDLFAPIGKGQRGMIVAQPKTGKTYLLKEVANAIAKNHPECYLIVLLIDERPEEVTDMQRSVKGEVIASTFDETAERHVKVSSIVLEKAKRMVECGHDVVILMDSITRLARAYNTVSPSSGKILSGGVDANALHKPKRFFGAARNVENGGSLTIIATALIDTGSKMDEVIFEEFKGTGNMELQLDRKLANKRIYPAIDIPASGTRKEDLLLDKDTLSRIWIMRRMMSDMNSNEAMDYLLKAMQGTRTNEEFLLSMNN from the coding sequence ATGTACACGATTGAAGAATTGGAAATCAGATTGCTTTCAGAACTGAAGGCGATTGCAAGAGATTTGGGCGTAAAGAGCTACAGCGGACTATCGAAAAAAGAACTCATTTATAAGATTCTGGATCAACAGGCTATTATTCCAGAAACAAGAGTAACTGAAGTTGCTGAAAAAGAATCGACCCCTCCGGCAGAAGAAAAGAAAGAACCGAAGAAGGAACCTGCGAAGACAGAGATCAAGAAACGCCCAAGAGTAAAAAGAGAAAATGTTGCCAGCATGCCTGAAGGTAAAGCTGAGAAAACACCTTCCACTGAAGCTCCTTCAAGACCTTCAAGACCTGAGCGTGAACCAGTGCTGTCAAGAAGAGAAGGACGTGAAGGCAGAGAAGGACGTGAAGCTAGAGAAGGAAGAGAGGACAGAAAACCTGCCAAAGAATCAGCTGGCTCAGTAAGAGACTTTGACGGTGTTATTGTCAATGAGGGAGTTTTGGAAATCATGCAAGATGGCTACGGTTTCTTGAGGTCTTCTGATTATAACTATCTAGCAAGCCCAGACGATATTTATGTATCTCCTTCACAAATCAAGTTGTTTGGTCTGAAGACAGGTGATACTGTAAAAGGTCAAATTAGACCACCAAAAGAAGGAGAAAAATACTTTGCGCTTCTGAGAGTAGAAAGCGTAAATGGTAAAACTACAGAGGAAATCAGGGACAGAGTTCCTTTTGAGTACCTCACACCACTTTTCCCTGAAGAGCAACTCAAGCTCAGCACCAAGCCTAACATTTATTCGACAAGGGTACTAGACCTGTTTGCGCCTATTGGTAAAGGTCAAAGGGGTATGATTGTAGCACAGCCTAAAACAGGTAAGACTTACTTGCTGAAGGAAGTGGCAAATGCAATCGCTAAAAACCACCCTGAGTGTTACCTGATCGTGCTGTTGATTGATGAAAGACCGGAAGAGGTGACAGATATGCAACGTAGCGTTAAAGGTGAAGTAATTGCTTCCACTTTTGATGAGACAGCAGAAAGACACGTAAAGGTATCTTCAATTGTATTGGAGAAAGCCAAAAGAATGGTAGAGTGTGGTCATGATGTGGTGATTCTTATGGACTCTATTACGAGATTGGCAAGAGCATACAATACAGTATCTCCTTCATCAGGTAAGATTCTATCAGGTGGTGTGGATGCCAATGCACTTCACAAGCCTAAGCGTTTCTTTGGTGCTGCTCGTAACGTAGAAAACGGTGGTTCACTAACAATCATCGCTACAGCCCTGATCGATACGGGTTCTAAGATGGATGAAGTAATCTTTGAAGAATTCAAAGGTACAGGTAATATGGAATTGCAATTGGACAGAAAGCTTGCAAACAAGCGTATCTACCCAGCAATCGATATTCCAGCTTCTGGAACAAGAAAAGAGGATCTGCTGCTTGATAAAGATACTTTGTCAAGAATTTGGATCATGCGCCGCATGATGTCAGATATGAACTCAAACGAGGCAATGGACTACCTGTTGAAAGCAATGCAGGGAACCCGTACCAACGAAGAGTTCTTGTTGTCTATGAACAACTAG
- a CDS encoding neutral/alkaline non-lysosomal ceramidase N-terminal domain-containing protein translates to MKNFLIRFLKWISVFLLFLLVIAVAVIGKIDREPFKGSEAYQATFQAINETDFPNKISEAPLQAGWAKANIVPSEPHVMAGYGIRGEFESVHDSLYTRVFVLEQGTSKAVLVTLDLMIFPPAVVERLNEKLSEIGIDKDQVYCSATHTHNGYGGWDPSAVGQAMTGIFSEEVVEFIASQIFEAVTEANSQKDVAAISFGKEAAPDYVANRLVGEDGDRDVWLRYIKIQQEGGKTAILSSYSAHATCISKKKLTLSCDYPGDLIAELEQDDRVDFAAFCAGMVASHSPNYKQGENFDLTEKMGKGLSAIILSSIDSVKVIADAPLYACHIPINLGEAQFRLSQDLRLRDWVFGGIAGDLNADISVLRIGDILLLGMPCDFSGEISVNHHFDQKAEEHGLNLMVTSFNGYYVGYITADKYYDKVKRAEVREMNWVGPYKGAFFAEIVEQILSKFPNKPQA, encoded by the coding sequence ATGAAAAATTTTTTGATCAGGTTCCTCAAATGGATATCGGTTTTTCTACTGTTTCTATTGGTGATTGCAGTAGCTGTAATCGGTAAAATCGACCGTGAACCTTTTAAGGGGTCAGAGGCATATCAAGCAACTTTTCAAGCAATCAATGAGACAGACTTTCCTAACAAGATTAGCGAAGCTCCTCTGCAGGCAGGGTGGGCAAAGGCGAATATTGTTCCCTCTGAACCACATGTTATGGCAGGCTATGGGATTAGAGGTGAGTTTGAATCAGTGCACGACTCACTTTATACACGAGTTTTTGTACTGGAACAAGGGACTTCAAAAGCTGTATTAGTCACATTGGACTTGATGATATTTCCGCCTGCGGTGGTTGAACGATTGAATGAAAAACTATCTGAGATTGGTATTGATAAGGACCAAGTGTACTGTTCGGCTACACATACGCATAATGGTTATGGAGGGTGGGACCCTTCTGCGGTTGGGCAGGCTATGACAGGTATATTTAGTGAGGAAGTTGTAGAGTTTATCGCCAGCCAAATTTTTGAAGCAGTTACAGAGGCTAATAGCCAAAAGGACGTTGCTGCTATCTCTTTTGGTAAAGAAGCTGCTCCTGATTATGTAGCAAACAGGTTGGTTGGAGAAGATGGTGACAGGGATGTGTGGTTGCGATATATCAAAATTCAGCAAGAAGGAGGTAAAACAGCTATATTGTCTTCATATTCCGCTCATGCTACTTGTATCAGTAAAAAGAAGCTTACACTAAGTTGTGATTATCCTGGTGACTTGATCGCAGAATTGGAACAAGATGATCGAGTAGATTTTGCAGCATTTTGTGCAGGTATGGTGGCTAGCCATTCTCCTAATTACAAACAAGGTGAAAACTTTGACTTAACGGAGAAAATGGGAAAAGGCTTATCTGCCATCATATTGTCTAGTATCGATAGTGTTAAGGTTATAGCAGATGCACCTTTGTATGCTTGTCATATCCCTATAAATCTGGGTGAAGCACAGTTTAGGTTAAGCCAAGACCTGAGATTAAGAGATTGGGTATTTGGCGGAATAGCAGGAGATTTAAATGCCGATATCAGTGTCCTTAGAATAGGTGATATACTGTTGTTGGGAATGCCGTGTGATTTCTCAGGAGAAATATCAGTTAATCATCATTTTGACCAAAAAGCTGAAGAACATGGACTTAACCTGATGGTTACGAGTTTTAATGGCTACTATGTGGGCTATATCACAGCAGACAAATATTATGACAAAGTAAAGAGAGCTGAAGTCAGAGAAATGAATTGGGTGGGGCCTTATAAGGGCGCTTTTTTTGCTGAAATTGTTGAGCAAATTCTATCTAAATTCCCAAACAAGCCGCAAGCTTGA
- the tatC gene encoding twin-arginine translocase subunit TatC, with protein MSEKKDMSFLNHLEELRWHILRGVASVLVFSIAAFVSKSFVFNIIILGPSKTDFITYKLLCRLSAWLHSDALCIQQLPFTIQNRTMTGQFAMHIMSSVVIGLVFAFPYMFWEIWRFVKPGLYKHEQSATTGATFFVTLLFMAGVLFSYYIVSPLAVNFLANYQIDPSILNEIDLSSYISTIAMIVLSGGVMFQLPIVVYFFARAGLVTPQNMREYRKHAIVVILIISAIITPPDPMTQLLISFPIIMLYEMSILIAGRVQKKLAKEAEMILGKSFD; from the coding sequence ATGTCAGAAAAGAAGGATATGTCATTCCTAAACCATCTTGAAGAACTGAGATGGCATATATTAAGAGGAGTAGCGTCAGTACTTGTGTTTTCAATCGCTGCCTTTGTATCAAAATCGTTCGTGTTTAATATAATCATTTTGGGGCCTTCCAAAACTGATTTCATTACCTACAAATTGCTTTGCCGCCTGTCTGCATGGCTACATTCGGATGCTCTCTGCATTCAGCAACTTCCTTTTACGATACAGAACCGTACCATGACAGGACAGTTTGCGATGCACATTATGTCATCAGTCGTCATTGGGTTGGTTTTCGCATTTCCTTATATGTTTTGGGAAATCTGGCGCTTTGTAAAGCCTGGACTCTACAAGCATGAACAAAGTGCCACAACTGGTGCAACCTTCTTTGTAACTTTGCTGTTTATGGCTGGCGTATTATTCAGTTACTATATTGTCTCACCTTTGGCGGTTAATTTTTTAGCCAACTACCAAATTGACCCTAGTATCCTGAATGAAATTGACCTGTCTTCATATATCTCAACCATCGCAATGATTGTGCTATCAGGTGGTGTGATGTTCCAGCTTCCTATCGTAGTATATTTCTTTGCCAGAGCTGGTTTGGTGACCCCGCAAAACATGCGTGAATATCGTAAGCATGCGATTGTGGTTATCCTAATCATTTCAGCGATTATCACACCTCCAGACCCAATGACTCAGTTACTGATCAGTTTCCCTATCATTATGCTTTATGAAATGAGTATCTTGATTGCAGGTAGAGTACAGAAGAAACTTGCTAAGGAAGCGGAGATGATCTTGGGCAAATCATTCGATTAA
- a CDS encoding TlpA family protein disulfide reductase, producing MNMSLKKLIVTSLYISVITTLLSCGGAKTPKPGETAPDFSLSSVDGQTYSLSGQKGKLTMVNFWTDNCDICKKEFPMIEKYYKELAGEDLEILAVYIGESKTAPEEFKQNFGISFPILTGGQEVAFGQYNVRATPTNFLINPEGKVIRKIVGFVDKQQIENLLKSLKRHDG from the coding sequence ATGAATATGTCTTTAAAGAAACTTATCGTCACCTCTTTATATATCTCAGTTATAACTACCTTGTTATCATGTGGTGGTGCCAAAACACCAAAGCCAGGTGAAACTGCGCCAGATTTTTCACTCAGCAGTGTAGACGGGCAAACCTACTCCTTGTCAGGGCAAAAAGGCAAACTAACAATGGTTAATTTTTGGACTGATAACTGTGATATCTGTAAGAAAGAATTTCCAATGATTGAAAAGTACTACAAAGAGCTGGCTGGCGAAGATTTGGAAATACTCGCTGTATATATTGGCGAATCCAAAACAGCTCCTGAAGAGTTCAAGCAAAATTTCGGAATTTCATTTCCAATCCTGACCGGTGGGCAAGAGGTTGCTTTCGGGCAATACAATGTAAGGGCAACGCCTACCAATTTCCTGATCAACCCTGAAGGAAAGGTAATTCGCAAGATTGTAGGCTTTGTCGATAAGCAACAAATTGAGAACCTTCTGAAAAGTCTTAAAAGACACGATGGTTAA
- a CDS encoding cyclic nucleotide-binding domain-containing protein, with protein MHDESVPLLKYFRSLAPNIRYLLLYHLAQGVGVAAILFLVFFQLFVELPVNGIPLVLGGSALLSLVISRIYAFIERQTQPHYLLKGIVITMLMVAAVLMFFPIKTVFGGTYLVVSYGVFWGLDNLNNWGISEKVYSPVSHKQLYRYHQLYRLVGRVVGYTLTLVCMLLIGTEGLPYIAVTGFGCAFFALQALLKLPEVKTTLDDYFTSIVLPERDITPDTFLKTCLKNRYFLIIALLLLLVSATFTLTLIQGVSVLRSYSGAEEVISLFCLFLLITTYAISTALYAVRKSLTLNFRFNILNTLLCIPLATGALLLLSVPVYFLLPQTDLLMADFALIILVFILAEGLSFSSLSNVLLYPLKPIFRSAAYTTLVGLFVPAGTGIVCVSLLAFHWVKFTDHYLSYVGVSAFLLSGWVLVAWRVAVRYTNTIRKAVKLRNLERYELAAQDEEMLEVLHEKVYSAFSEEIIYALDVLGKLNVPHFALILKECLSHEAIEVRLFALETAKKHRMASLVDEIYFMVQYEEVYAVRQEALQCYFYLKNPDIDEVRKMLSNRSVAEEKLVLMAALSEDLNPEVKELLEQYLQAFLGDETDIPHLILAIEVIAEGQMLAYVDKVGKLLKHKNTEVRYAAIQACAELKAPAFIPGLLLMLQNEEMTKEVKQVLVAYGEMAFPSIDKALAFSKREDRNYPLQLCQIVGRIGGKKAQEILWGLASYPWQEMQINAYEALRKSRVNVQDKVSLYYVCDHLEGMFKHIAWLYQALRVIENNKVYIQLAHALKSEIRITNRQIDILYYILLEGQGKVYESMEEENFFNDEEGDNEFIREDIENRLLLLLPRDIAEKLTIVRGFYTNDEKAKKLSIYYSYQPQDDLGVVSNILKKRSSRGSLFNRWTIASALYSVSEIASPGMLQYFSYYLQRDDLLLIEPALSRLVKYSIYRGFDIERLLEEIVPEIRKNLLMSILNNDTKPLMQIEKIIILKSTRLFADISERALMDVADIVNEERYNEGDHIYFKGDLVGSMFVIYEGEVQMLVNGDVADTLINRDVFGELELLDSLPSPTMAVASRDTILLRIDRDDFYDLMEAKPEIMHKIVFTLCARLREYEQPPFPTASNLNSENKRKFPAGF; from the coding sequence ATGCATGACGAATCTGTACCATTACTTAAATACTTTCGTAGTCTAGCTCCTAATATCCGATATTTACTCCTGTATCACTTGGCGCAGGGTGTAGGTGTAGCAGCAATCCTTTTTTTAGTATTCTTTCAGCTTTTTGTGGAGTTGCCTGTTAATGGTATTCCATTGGTATTGGGTGGCTCAGCTTTATTATCCTTAGTGATCAGCCGTATTTATGCCTTTATTGAGCGACAGACACAACCTCATTACCTGCTTAAAGGTATAGTCATTACGATGTTGATGGTAGCAGCTGTATTGATGTTTTTTCCTATAAAAACCGTGTTTGGAGGGACGTATTTGGTCGTGAGTTATGGCGTTTTTTGGGGATTGGATAACCTGAATAACTGGGGGATTTCGGAGAAGGTATATTCACCAGTCAGCCATAAGCAGCTTTATCGTTATCACCAGCTTTATCGACTAGTAGGACGAGTGGTTGGTTATACTTTGACCTTAGTTTGTATGCTGCTTATTGGGACAGAAGGGTTGCCTTATATCGCAGTAACAGGGTTTGGTTGTGCATTTTTTGCATTGCAAGCTCTTCTAAAACTACCTGAAGTAAAAACCACGTTAGATGATTATTTTACCTCAATAGTATTGCCTGAACGAGACATTACTCCTGATACCTTTTTGAAGACCTGTCTCAAGAATCGATACTTTCTGATCATTGCTCTATTATTGCTACTGGTCAGTGCAACTTTTACCCTAACACTTATACAAGGAGTAAGTGTATTAAGATCATACAGTGGAGCTGAAGAAGTGATATCTCTATTCTGTTTATTCTTGCTGATTACGACATACGCTATAAGTACAGCGTTATATGCCGTGAGAAAAAGTTTGACGCTTAATTTCAGGTTCAATATCCTCAATACACTGCTATGTATACCGTTAGCGACAGGGGCTCTTTTACTGTTATCCGTACCTGTTTATTTTCTGTTGCCACAAACGGACTTGTTGATGGCAGACTTTGCCCTAATTATACTGGTCTTTATACTAGCAGAGGGGCTTTCCTTTAGTTCGTTATCGAATGTCCTGTTGTATCCTCTTAAGCCTATATTCAGAAGTGCAGCTTATACAACCCTTGTTGGTTTGTTTGTGCCAGCAGGAACAGGGATTGTTTGTGTGTCATTGCTAGCATTTCATTGGGTTAAATTTACAGATCATTACCTCTCTTATGTAGGCGTGTCGGCATTCCTATTGTCAGGCTGGGTACTTGTAGCATGGAGAGTTGCAGTAAGGTATACGAATACCATAAGGAAAGCTGTCAAGCTGAGAAATTTGGAACGATATGAATTAGCAGCGCAGGATGAGGAAATGCTGGAGGTATTACATGAGAAGGTGTATTCGGCATTTTCAGAAGAAATTATCTATGCACTGGATGTATTGGGAAAGTTAAATGTTCCTCATTTTGCATTGATCTTAAAAGAATGCTTGAGCCATGAAGCCATAGAAGTAAGACTGTTTGCGTTGGAAACAGCCAAAAAACATAGAATGGCTTCTCTGGTTGATGAGATCTATTTCATGGTTCAGTATGAAGAGGTATATGCTGTTAGACAGGAGGCTTTGCAATGCTATTTTTACCTTAAAAATCCTGATATCGATGAGGTGCGTAAGATGCTCTCTAACCGTTCAGTTGCAGAAGAGAAGCTAGTTTTGATGGCAGCTTTATCAGAGGATTTAAACCCTGAAGTAAAGGAACTGCTAGAGCAATATTTACAAGCTTTCTTGGGTGATGAAACAGATATTCCTCACCTAATATTAGCAATTGAAGTGATTGCAGAGGGACAAATGCTTGCTTATGTGGATAAGGTTGGTAAGCTGCTGAAGCATAAGAATACAGAAGTGAGATATGCCGCTATTCAGGCTTGTGCCGAACTGAAAGCTCCTGCGTTTATTCCTGGCTTGCTGTTGATGTTGCAGAACGAAGAGATGACAAAGGAAGTCAAACAGGTATTGGTGGCTTATGGAGAGATGGCTTTTCCAAGTATTGACAAGGCTTTGGCATTTAGTAAAAGGGAAGATCGCAATTATCCACTTCAGCTATGTCAAATAGTAGGAAGGATTGGAGGAAAGAAAGCGCAGGAAATTCTTTGGGGATTGGCTAGTTATCCTTGGCAAGAAATGCAGATCAATGCTTATGAAGCACTGAGGAAAAGCAGGGTCAATGTACAGGACAAGGTTTCTTTATACTATGTGTGTGATCACTTGGAAGGAATGTTCAAGCATATTGCGTGGCTCTATCAGGCATTGAGAGTGATAGAAAACAACAAGGTTTATATACAGCTTGCACATGCTTTGAAATCAGAAATCCGCATCACAAACAGACAAATTGATATTCTATATTATATCCTGTTGGAGGGGCAAGGAAAAGTATATGAAAGTATGGAAGAGGAAAACTTTTTCAACGATGAAGAAGGGGACAATGAATTTATAAGGGAAGATATAGAGAATAGATTGTTACTGTTGCTACCTCGTGACATAGCGGAAAAACTGACCATTGTACGAGGCTTTTACACTAATGATGAAAAGGCTAAAAAACTCTCAATCTATTATAGTTACCAACCGCAGGATGATTTAGGAGTAGTCTCCAATATTCTGAAAAAGAGAAGTAGCCGTGGAAGCCTTTTTAACCGTTGGACAATTGCTTCAGCACTTTACTCTGTCTCAGAGATTGCGTCACCGGGTATGCTACAGTATTTTTCATATTACTTGCAGCGAGATGACCTGTTACTAATAGAACCGGCACTCTCAAGATTGGTCAAATACAGTATTTACAGAGGCTTTGACATTGAAAGATTATTAGAGGAAATAGTACCTGAGATCCGTAAAAACCTGCTTATGAGTATACTTAACAACGACACAAAACCCTTAATGCAGATCGAGAAGATCATCATTCTCAAATCAACACGTCTTTTCGCTGATATTTCCGAAAGAGCACTGATGGACGTTGCTGATATTGTCAATGAAGAGCGTTATAATGAAGGTGACCATATCTATTTTAAAGGAGATTTGGTAGGAAGCATGTTTGTGATTTATGAGGGGGAAGTACAGATGCTGGTAAATGGAGATGTGGCAGACACTTTGATAAATAGGGATGTTTTTGGAGAGTTAGAGTTGTTGGATTCTTTACCAAGCCCGACAATGGCAGTTGCATCTAGGGATACCATTCTGTTAAGAATTGATAGGGATGATTTCTATGACTTAATGGAGGCAAAACCAGAGATAATGCACAAAATTGTGTTTACACTTTGTGCTCGATTGAGAGAATATGAGCAGCCCCCTTTCCCTACTGCAAGCAACCTTAATTCAGAAAATAAAAGAAAATTCCCGGCAGGTTTTTAA
- a CDS encoding N-acetylmuramoyl-L-alanine amidase family protein: protein MLRPIIVVFLCLILSLGYGQSGKEKKPKIFKAPVPVTVVIDPGHGGKDVGKEKGSSDRKHEKNLNLEIALKLGGYLETLMKNVKVVYTRKDDSTLSLDERVDIANSSNGDYFISIHCNSLPVKSYHGTQSHIQSRQFKTSYKLAQQIESEFQNRARRTSRGVKDHNDRGHNLQVLQYTDMPGVLVECGFMSNPSEEKFLNSDNGQALVASAIFRALRGVIMKHPSLEPEPRRPYYKVQVLASDKEVDTASTTLEKLDMRIDLMKDIVETAPNRFRYMVGREYEMRYAKELLKEVKHKGVKDAFIVPIYQDEGGNDYPEPDYSYPHYCVQIMSATKKISTKKREFVKLGTPVRVVENPSSKTSYKYQYLVGKTFDKQEASALMQKVRKMGFPDAFIIKVSAR from the coding sequence ATGCTAAGACCAATTATAGTAGTTTTTTTATGCTTAATACTAAGCCTAGGATATGGACAGTCCGGCAAGGAAAAAAAGCCTAAAATATTCAAGGCTCCCGTTCCTGTAACGGTTGTGATAGATCCAGGACATGGAGGAAAAGATGTGGGTAAAGAAAAGGGCTCATCTGACAGGAAGCATGAAAAAAACCTTAACCTTGAGATAGCATTAAAGCTTGGAGGCTATCTTGAGACTCTAATGAAAAATGTCAAAGTCGTTTATACCCGTAAAGATGATAGCACATTGTCATTGGACGAACGTGTTGATATTGCCAATAGCAGTAATGGAGATTACTTTATAAGTATTCATTGTAATTCTTTGCCCGTAAAGAGTTATCACGGTACCCAATCTCATATTCAAAGCAGGCAGTTTAAAACTTCTTATAAGCTAGCTCAGCAAATTGAAAGTGAATTTCAGAATAGGGCGAGACGTACCAGCCGAGGTGTGAAGGATCATAATGACAGAGGACATAATTTACAGGTTTTACAATATACTGATATGCCTGGTGTCTTGGTGGAATGCGGATTTATGAGTAATCCTTCTGAAGAAAAATTCCTGAATTCTGATAATGGGCAAGCATTGGTAGCTTCAGCTATTTTTAGGGCATTGCGAGGAGTTATTATGAAACACCCATCGTTGGAACCAGAGCCAAGACGACCTTACTATAAGGTACAAGTTCTAGCATCTGACAAAGAGGTAGATACGGCAAGCACAACGCTCGAAAAGCTAGATATGCGTATAGACTTGATGAAAGATATCGTGGAGACAGCCCCAAACCGATTCAGGTACATGGTTGGCAGGGAATATGAAATGCGTTATGCTAAGGAGCTGCTTAAGGAAGTGAAACATAAGGGGGTTAAGGATGCATTTATTGTCCCAATTTATCAGGATGAGGGAGGTAATGACTATCCAGAGCCTGATTATTCTTACCCTCATTATTGTGTGCAGATCATGTCAGCGACCAAAAAGATTAGCACTAAAAAAAGAGAGTTTGTTAAGTTAGGAACGCCTGTAAGAGTGGTTGAAAACCCGTCATCAAAGACGTCTTATAAGTATCAGTATTTGGTTGGGAAAACCTTTGATAAACAAGAAGCGAGTGCCTTGATGCAAAAAGTGAGGAAGATGGGATTTCCTGATGCGTTTATAATTAAGGTAAGTGCTCGTTAA
- a CDS encoding peptidylprolyl isomerase: MKKAKIHTDKGVMTVEFYENDAPKTVENFVKLSESGFYDGLTFHRVIPDFVIQGGCPNGDGRGGPGYTIDCELNGENQYHDRGVLSMAHTGSPNTGGSQFFICHNRKNTQHLDRRHTCFGKVVENVDLVDDIRAGDKIIKVEIIEE; the protein is encoded by the coding sequence ATGAAAAAAGCGAAGATCCATACAGACAAAGGGGTCATGACAGTAGAGTTTTACGAAAATGATGCACCTAAAACAGTTGAGAATTTCGTGAAACTATCAGAGTCTGGGTTTTATGATGGACTGACATTCCACAGAGTAATTCCTGATTTCGTTATTCAGGGTGGATGTCCAAATGGTGATGGTAGAGGTGGACCAGGTTATACAATTGACTGTGAACTGAATGGTGAAAACCAGTACCATGATCGTGGAGTATTATCTATGGCTCATACAGGTTCTCCAAACACAGGAGGTTCTCAGTTTTTCATCTGCCATAACCGCAAAAACACACAACATCTTGACAGACGTCACACTTGTTTCGGAAAGGTAGTGGAGAATGTAGACCTTGTGGATGATATCAGAGCGGGTGACAAAATCATCAAAGTAGAGATTATTGAAGAGTAG
- a CDS encoding nitrous oxide reductase accessory protein NosL — MRYLLGALTVLMLCITGCNTKTSDQGNTETETTSQVNYDCAFCGMPSQEYPKWNANTTSQDGTEKHYCSSRCLFVAITETKEMAESLKTVNVTDYYTLKKTDGKSAYYVSGSDITGPMGKGFVAFSSKEAADEFSKDHNGKQVLTFEEIDLEAVKASIED, encoded by the coding sequence ATGAGATATTTATTAGGGGCATTAACAGTACTTATGTTATGCATCACAGGATGTAATACCAAAACATCCGACCAAGGCAACACAGAAACCGAAACTACCTCACAGGTGAACTATGACTGTGCTTTTTGTGGGATGCCTTCTCAAGAGTACCCAAAATGGAATGCCAACACAACCTCACAGGATGGTACTGAGAAACACTATTGCAGTAGCAGATGCCTGTTTGTAGCAATTACAGAGACCAAAGAAATGGCTGAAAGTCTGAAAACTGTCAATGTTACGGACTACTATACACTTAAGAAAACGGATGGTAAAAGTGCCTACTATGTTTCAGGAAGTGATATTACAGGTCCTATGGGGAAAGGTTTTGTTGCTTTCTCATCCAAAGAAGCTGCTGATGAGTTTTCCAAAGACCATAACGGAAAACAAGTTCTGACATTTGAAGAGATTGATCTAGAAGCTGTAAAAGCTTCTATTGAAGACTAA